ATCAAAAACCGGCGGCAGGACACCCCTGCCGCAACAGACCTTCCTTCGGTAAAAAGCAAAAATCACACCATAAAAAGAAAAAAAACGAACCCAGGCCGGCGGCGCGGGCCGGACATGCACGATACGGTGGTGGTAAACCACTTCTCAGAAGGCGGTTACGATTTTTGACGGGCGTTGTAGATGGGCTTTCCGCGCTGTACATAGTCCTGAAGCACCCGGATCGCTTCCTCGCGCAGCAGATCCCGGGCGACCGAAATACCGCGCTGTTCCAGGGCGTCGGACCAGTCGGCTGGTTTGGGACCTTCGTCGAAGCCGGCGGCACGGGCATCCTCGTCGCGGGCGGCGCACACCACGCGGCGCACCCCCGACCACGGTGTGGCGCCCAGGCACATGGAACAGGGTTCGGTGCTGGTAAACAGCTCACAGAAAGGCATGTCTTCACCGCCCAGGTCGTGCGTTTCAAGGACCTGCTGGGCCAGGGCGTACGCCACCATCTCGGCATGTCCGCCCGACCAGCGGGCCGGAACCACAATATTCACACCGGGGGCAATCAGCCGGCCGGTATCGCGGTTGAAAACAGCCGCCCCAAAAGGTCCGCCAGTGTCGTTTCGGACATTTTCACGGGCCAGCGCGATCGCCAGGCGCATTTTCTCCTCGTCGGTGCGATAGATGTGATCCGGCGCGGGAAGGACGGATGAAACCCACCCGGGGAGCTGAAACCGGAAATCCGGGAACGTGAAGCCGGCAGTTTGATTCATCAGACAGAGAGTATACCAGTAAAAAGAAAATACAGCCTGCTCATTATACGACATCGATTCTTCGTGGTCAATGGCAATCTGGCGGCATAACCCGGCGCTCCGAACTCCGGATCCGTATGCCGGATCCTACTCGTTAAACAGCAGCTCGGCGTCAAACTCCTGAACCAGGTGCCAGGTCAGTTTTCCCGCGTCAAACACAATGTGAAAATAGCGCTGTTCGGTCGAACGGACCACAAAGTGGTAGTGCATCGCCTGGCCCACCCGCTCGGCATGCGACTGCCGCACCTGCGCGATGCGGTGGGACTGCCCGTCCGGCAATTGAAACCGCAGCGGCGTAATCCCGAACTTCACCTTCCGGGACCGGAATCCCGCAAAAATACTTAACACATTGATGGCCGGGTATTTGTCCATTTTGATCCGAGATCCGGGTTCCGTTGCTTGTCTTCCAGCCGCCATTCTTTTTGCCTGCCCCGCATTTTTTACAGACGAAGTGTTGCAGAAAAACGACATCACACATAAATTACACATATAAATAATCGCGTCAAACTGCGGTCTTTAAAAATGTTTTCTCCGGTCCGGGCGCAAGCCTTCCGTCCGGTGATGAATGACAGGCAATCGGCACTGCAATTGAACGGTGCGATGAAATTGAAACACTGCGCGGACCTTCCGCCCGGGAATGCATGATGAGCAATGAACCCTGAACATATTTCCTCTTACGATCTGGAGCAGGATGTCCACCGCATCACGCTTTACAGCAGCGTGGCCCGGGAGCATCAGCATGTGAGCCTGAAGCCCCGGCTCTATCTGCATATCGACATGAACTGCTTTTACGCGCAGGTTGAGCAGCGTGCGTGGAACCTGTACGGGCTTCCGGTGGCCATGGGCGGATGGCGCAAGCCCGACGGCACGCCGCGCGGCATCGTGGCTACCGCCAGCTACGAAGCCCGGCAGCTTGGCATCAAAACCGCCATGAGCGCCCTTGAGGCCCATCAGATCTGTCCCTACCTGATCTTCCTGCAGATCGACTACGACAAATACAAAGGCATCAGCCGGCAGCTTCAGGCGATTCTGGAGGATTTTGCCCCCGATGTCGAGAAGTACTCCATGGATGAATACTTCCTGGATGTGACGTTTCTGCAGCGGCGACCGCGCCCGGCCATCCACGCTTTTGCCGGCCGGCTCAAGCGCGCCATATACGATGAACTCGGGCTGGTCTGCTCCGTCGGCATTGCCCGGAGCAAGACCTACGCCAAGCTGGCCTCCGGACTGCGCAAGCCCAACGGACTCCTCCTCCTTCTCAGCGATGAGGAGGCGCAACAGGAACTGGATCCCCTCCCGCTGGACAAGGTGTGGGGCATCGGCCGGCGGCGGTACCGGCGTCTGCAGCGCCACAGCATCCTGACCATCGCCGACGCCCGCAAACGGGGTCCGGGTATCTTCGAACAAATCTTCGGCGCCATGCAGGGCCGGCTGTTCTACGAGATGGTGACCGGCCGCGACCGCGCCCGGGTGCTCGACAACGCCCACCATGTGCCGGACGAAGTCAGCTACATGCATACTTTTTCCGATCATACCGCCGACACCGGACAGGTACGCGCCGAGCTGGTCAAAGCAGTCCGGC
The sequence above is drawn from the Balneolales bacterium ANBcel1 genome and encodes:
- a CDS encoding nucleoside deaminase; the encoded protein is MNQTAGFTFPDFRFQLPGWVSSVLPAPDHIYRTDEEKMRLAIALARENVRNDTGGPFGAAVFNRDTGRLIAPGVNIVVPARWSGGHAEMVAYALAQQVLETHDLGGEDMPFCELFTSTEPCSMCLGATPWSGVRRVVCAARDEDARAAGFDEGPKPADWSDALEQRGISVARDLLREEAIRVLQDYVQRGKPIYNARQKS
- a CDS encoding DNA polymerase IV, whose protein sequence is MNPEHISSYDLEQDVHRITLYSSVAREHQHVSLKPRLYLHIDMNCFYAQVEQRAWNLYGLPVAMGGWRKPDGTPRGIVATASYEARQLGIKTAMSALEAHQICPYLIFLQIDYDKYKGISRQLQAILEDFAPDVEKYSMDEYFLDVTFLQRRPRPAIHAFAGRLKRAIYDELGLVCSVGIARSKTYAKLASGLRKPNGLLLLLSDEEAQQELDPLPLDKVWGIGRRRYRRLQRHSILTIADARKRGPGIFEQIFGAMQGRLFYEMVTGRDRARVLDNAHHVPDEVSYMHTFSDHTADTGQVRAELVKAVRQVCYRMRGYRRKARRFGCYLRFQDARWQGTSFAFATPGYTNLDEYVMNACIPAAMELLERARRDGYTFRGVGLHTIDMVPGDQLEIFFQEDSRLYRLYRSIDTINNHYGKQAIVKGAMKDGVPGKTHFVNRS